The Nitrospirota bacterium genome includes a region encoding these proteins:
- a CDS encoding DUF4388 domain-containing protein yields the protein MAFTGDLEHLPIIDIIQLVHTTRKSGIFSVKADKGESKIVFSSGSIVGANHINNRVRIGTVLVKSGAITIDDLKQALGVANDVAGDRKPLMATLMQMGKLKREDALRGLKKLVEMTIVELMSWTKGTFTFDTETFVFSPEGGAALDDTEQDVGVDAQMVLMDALRIFDERERDRAKGKEVPSFEALYADVLPTEGAGGTKRERPTITADDLGLADIDRLEKRIPRPVSEMAIFDPVEIHRQNIKEMLAGFSFEEQEAFVSFLRKSLGHKAPPDAAAQQAGKAVVMFSSDQLIRHSVLTICKEDGMPVFATDDEADLERIISQCLSAMRTPVVVFDSPAGPEVGLPEEKIVDLRSRVRGRHPSVPLLQLASPRESNFILQSYNDGVWAVFPKPLKEVRRETYVADTIKFLTTFKSYIKGFQYRPDTTDRYVKELKKDIKSLREIATPSDAAMVMLAAVAEMFERSVTFLVRPAELIGERAVGVSSEKSAGPTPADRLKIPLSKPSVFREALEKGLAYYGESGDEALKGLFQEIGKPLSPVVVLLPLISDRKVVAVVYGDFGKKEASPVQLDILEILAQQVGISLEYALFRRQMTKAAQKT from the coding sequence ATGGCATTTACCGGAGATTTAGAACATCTGCCAATAATAGACATCATCCAGTTGGTCCACACAACGCGGAAGTCGGGCATTTTTTCCGTAAAGGCGGACAAGGGGGAGAGCAAGATCGTCTTCAGCAGTGGATCGATTGTCGGTGCAAATCACATCAATAACAGGGTACGCATCGGGACCGTTCTGGTAAAGTCGGGCGCCATAACGATCGATGATCTCAAGCAGGCATTGGGCGTTGCGAACGATGTTGCCGGGGACCGCAAACCGCTTATGGCCACGTTAATGCAGATGGGCAAGCTGAAGCGGGAAGACGCTCTGCGGGGACTCAAAAAGCTTGTCGAGATGACCATCGTCGAGCTGATGAGCTGGACCAAGGGTACTTTTACGTTCGATACGGAGACATTCGTCTTCTCTCCGGAAGGCGGGGCTGCGCTCGACGACACGGAGCAGGATGTGGGAGTCGACGCCCAGATGGTCTTGATGGATGCGCTTCGTATCTTTGACGAGCGTGAGCGCGACCGTGCGAAGGGGAAAGAGGTCCCGTCCTTTGAGGCGCTCTATGCCGATGTCCTTCCAACGGAAGGCGCCGGGGGAACCAAAAGAGAGCGCCCGACCATTACCGCGGATGATCTCGGGCTTGCCGATATCGACCGGCTGGAAAAGAGGATACCCCGGCCCGTTTCTGAAATGGCAATCTTCGACCCCGTCGAGATCCATCGCCAGAACATAAAGGAAATGCTCGCGGGTTTTTCCTTCGAAGAGCAGGAGGCATTTGTTTCTTTTCTGAGGAAATCCCTGGGTCATAAGGCGCCGCCCGACGCCGCGGCGCAGCAGGCGGGCAAGGCTGTCGTCATGTTCAGCAGTGACCAGCTGATCAGGCATTCGGTTCTGACCATCTGTAAAGAGGATGGAATGCCCGTATTTGCAACGGACGACGAAGCTGATCTCGAGCGGATTATATCGCAGTGTCTCTCTGCCATGAGAACGCCGGTGGTCGTTTTTGACAGTCCCGCGGGACCCGAAGTCGGGCTTCCCGAGGAAAAGATCGTTGACCTGCGGAGCCGGGTGAGGGGCAGGCACCCTTCGGTTCCTCTCCTGCAACTCGCCTCTCCCCGGGAGAGCAACTTCATCCTTCAATCATACAATGACGGCGTCTGGGCCGTTTTTCCGAAACCGCTCAAAGAGGTCCGGAGAGAAACGTACGTCGCGGATACAATAAAGTTTCTTACTACCTTCAAGTCGTACATCAAAGGTTTTCAGTACCGGCCCGATACCACCGACAGGTACGTGAAGGAGCTGAAAAAGGACATCAAATCACTTCGCGAGATCGCCACCCCTTCCGATGCGGCGATGGTGATGCTCGCAGCTGTTGCGGAAATGTTCGAGCGTTCGGTCACGTTTCTTGTCCGTCCTGCAGAACTGATCGGCGAAAGGGCCGTAGGAGTGAGCTCCGAAAAAAGCGCGGGACCGACTCCGGCGGACAGGCTGAAGATTCCGCTCTCAAAACCCTCAGTTTTCCGGGAGGCGCTCGAAAAAGGGCTGGCGTATTACGGCGAAAGCGGCGATGAAGCGCTCAAGGGACTCTTTCAGGAAATAGGCAAACCCCTGAGTCCGGTTGTTGTCCTGCTGCCCCTGATAAGCGATCGAAAGGTCGTAGCGGTCGTGTACGGGGATTTCGGCAAGAAAGAGGCATCCCCGGTTCAGCTCGATATACTCGAGATCCTTGCCCAGCAGGTCGGCATCTCACTGGAATATGCGCTATTCCGCAGACAGATGACGAAAGCGGCGCAAAAAACATAG
- a CDS encoding diguanylate cyclase translates to MRINISKKYALFFGISSVAIMLILVASFAFIMVKKGAKLRKNIKVNDAIFYRESQGKTLFNIAQYLGQHLFVPLYQSDIGAVNRLINDMKLGLPFTSFVVADAKGMILTDGSRRNDAFGTKLDVDLARLKQQQIIVENTEQGERISFTIQSKNHFAGYGQIIYSKAPLTSAIGKLHAMLDSEWMDFRTVFLRISLIGIGASLAIAALLSFLFSGTISRPLVLLKHAANRVAQGDLDCRVEIDTHDEIGELAATFNRMVADMKRSTQQLQEVNRKLHEVSITDGLTGLCNYAHFMDELIKEEARAQRSNSNFGVILFDLDLFKAVNDTYGHEKGNILLRAVSDILKANARRMDTVARYGGEEFAMLMPDSKGAEREVAERIRKKIEGTEFTGIADTPVRITISGGVCTYPRDAQSVSELLDRADKGLYMAKTGGRNKTCYYEPAGASQGRAGST, encoded by the coding sequence ATGAGGATCAACATCAGCAAGAAATACGCCCTCTTCTTCGGTATCAGCAGCGTCGCGATCATGCTGATCCTGGTCGCATCCTTCGCCTTTATCATGGTCAAAAAGGGAGCGAAGCTCAGGAAGAACATCAAGGTCAATGACGCCATCTTTTACCGGGAGAGCCAGGGGAAAACGCTCTTCAATATCGCCCAGTACCTGGGACAGCATCTTTTTGTTCCGCTGTATCAGAGCGATATCGGCGCCGTCAACCGCCTGATCAACGACATGAAGCTCGGATTGCCGTTCACCTCGTTCGTCGTGGCCGACGCAAAAGGCATGATCCTGACCGACGGGTCCCGGCGGAATGACGCATTTGGAACAAAGCTTGACGTGGACCTTGCGCGGCTGAAGCAGCAACAGATCATCGTGGAGAATACCGAACAGGGGGAGCGCATTTCTTTCACGATTCAATCAAAAAATCACTTCGCCGGATACGGCCAGATCATTTATTCGAAAGCACCCCTGACATCGGCGATCGGGAAACTCCACGCGATGCTCGATTCGGAATGGATGGACTTCCGGACGGTGTTCCTGCGGATCAGCCTGATCGGCATCGGGGCGTCGCTGGCGATTGCGGCGCTGCTGAGCTTTCTGTTTTCCGGCACCATCTCCCGTCCGCTCGTGCTTCTGAAGCACGCCGCAAACCGCGTCGCGCAAGGCGACCTTGATTGCCGCGTTGAGATCGATACCCATGACGAGATAGGTGAACTGGCGGCGACCTTCAACCGGATGGTCGCGGACATGAAACGGTCGACCCAACAGCTCCAGGAGGTCAACCGGAAACTGCACGAAGTCTCCATCACGGACGGCCTCACGGGCCTGTGCAATTACGCGCACTTCATGGACGAGCTGATAAAGGAGGAGGCCCGGGCCCAGCGGAGCAATTCGAACTTCGGCGTCATCCTCTTCGATCTCGACCTGTTCAAGGCGGTGAACGATACCTACGGCCATGAAAAGGGGAACATCCTGCTCAGGGCGGTGTCCGACATCCTGAAGGCGAATGCGCGGCGGATGGATACCGTGGCGCGCTACGGCGGCGAGGAGTTCGCCATGCTCATGCCGGACAGCAAAGGCGCGGAGCGGGAGGTGGCCGAGCGCATACGGAAAAAGATCGAAGGCACGGAGTTCACGGGCATCGCAGACACCCCCGTCAGGATCACGATCAGCGGGGGCGTCTGCACCTATCCCCGGGACGCACAGAGCGTGAGCGAGCTGCTCGACAGGGCCGACAAGGGATTGTATATGGCGAAGACCGGCGGCAGGAACAAGACGTGCTATTACGAGCCGGCCGGGGCCTCGCAGGGGAGGGCGGGAAGCACCTAG
- a CDS encoding PilT/PilU family type 4a pilus ATPase yields the protein MDNAILNQILNIAFEKKVSDIHFEVDNPPMFRARGHLIRAKLGNLTKQDTEFVAKTVMEQHSRKLPEDLKEFDTSYTLANVGRFRVSIFRQRGNLGVVMRVIPHQISTFEELNLPPVLGRITQVPNGLILVTGPTGNGKSTTLASMMKYINDQFDYNIITVEDPIEFLFTSSKSCVIQREVGIDTDSFSVALRSAMRMNPDVIMVGEMRDLETIDACVKAAETGHLVLSTLHTHNTASTINRIVGYFPPDAQENTRQRLAESLTAVISMRLIRGKSGETVLPVLEVMYATPTIKACIRDNKLDEIEQYIEKGRDEYGMQTLDQHLIQLCRDELITLDEAKRVSRSKDLERKLMYS from the coding sequence ATGGACAATGCAATCCTGAATCAGATCCTGAACATTGCCTTCGAAAAAAAGGTTTCGGACATCCATTTTGAGGTCGACAACCCCCCGATGTTCCGGGCGCGGGGCCATCTCATCCGCGCCAAGCTCGGGAACCTGACGAAACAGGATACCGAGTTCGTCGCAAAGACGGTCATGGAGCAGCACAGCCGCAAGCTGCCCGAAGACCTGAAGGAGTTCGATACATCCTACACCCTGGCGAACGTCGGCCGTTTCCGCGTGAGCATCTTCCGGCAGCGCGGCAACCTCGGCGTCGTCATGCGGGTCATACCCCATCAGATAAGCACCTTCGAGGAGCTGAATCTTCCCCCGGTCCTCGGCAGGATCACGCAGGTCCCGAACGGCCTGATACTCGTCACCGGACCGACCGGCAACGGCAAATCAACGACGCTCGCGTCGATGATGAAGTATATCAATGATCAGTTCGATTACAATATCATTACCGTCGAGGACCCGATCGAGTTCCTGTTCACCTCGAGCAAGAGCTGTGTCATTCAGCGGGAAGTGGGCATCGATACGGACAGTTTCAGCGTCGCGCTCCGGTCCGCGATGCGCATGAATCCCGACGTCATCATGGTCGGAGAAATGCGCGATCTCGAGACCATAGACGCCTGTGTCAAGGCCGCGGAAACGGGGCATCTGGTATTGTCCACGCTGCATACCCATAATACGGCCTCGACCATCAACCGGATCGTCGGTTATTTCCCGCCCGACGCGCAGGAGAATACCCGGCAGAGGCTTGCAGAGAGTCTCACCGCCGTCATATCCATGAGGCTCATACGGGGAAAGAGCGGCGAGACCGTTCTGCCGGTCCTCGAAGTGATGTATGCAACGCCCACCATCAAGGCCTGCATCCGGGACAATAAGCTCGATGAGATCGAGCAGTACATCGAAAAGGGGCGCGACGAGTACGGCATGCAGACGTTGGACCAGCATCTCATTCAGCTCTGCAGGGACGAGCTCATAACGCTCGATGAGGCAAAGCGCGTCTCCCGCTCAAAAGACCTCGAGCGAAAACTGATGTACAGTTAG
- a CDS encoding DUF1579 domain-containing protein — translation MAKKETKMDMQKIMEIYKKVGTPGEPHKLLAKLEGSWTTRSRGWMEPDKPPVVSTGTCEQKLILDGHYLRQEYTGDMMGQPFTGINILGYNNHTKKYESIWIDSMSTAIYFFEGTASADGRTITQKCSYDDPVRGPSVWRSVTKIKDDNTQEFEMFITPKGGKAEKMMEMTVSRKEAIARKAA, via the coding sequence ATGGCAAAGAAAGAGACCAAAATGGACATGCAGAAGATCATGGAGATATACAAGAAAGTGGGAACTCCGGGCGAACCCCATAAATTGCTGGCAAAACTCGAGGGAAGCTGGACAACCAGGAGCAGGGGGTGGATGGAGCCCGACAAGCCGCCGGTGGTATCGACCGGCACGTGCGAGCAGAAGCTGATCCTTGACGGCCATTACCTGCGGCAGGAGTATACCGGGGATATGATGGGACAACCTTTCACCGGCATCAATATCCTGGGATACAACAACCATACGAAGAAATATGAGTCGATCTGGATCGATTCGATGAGCACTGCCATCTACTTCTTCGAGGGGACTGCAAGCGCGGACGGCAGGACCATTACGCAGAAATGCAGCTACGACGACCCTGTCAGAGGCCCCAGCGTGTGGCGCAGTGTGACGAAGATCAAGGATGACAATACCCAGGAGTTTGAGATGTTCATTACTCCCAAGGGAGGCAAGGCAGAGAAGATGATGGAGATGACGGTCAGCCGGAAGGAAGCCATCGCCCGCAAGGCGGCATAG
- a CDS encoding phosphate/phosphite/phosphonate ABC transporter substrate-binding protein: protein MAFVACACGSGASAEDAGREFRVGLIGADPGQILQDFDPFVEYLRSRLRGSGVRDVTVFVAKDVDQMHTRVKEGKLDFILASAFPIVEMERDGLVPTVLAVQGTDRAYPAVFFVRRQSSLRGLGDLRGKTLVFGTPSSTAGYAMAKAVLIMNDVSVSETTAELAPDGAVRCEFAGEAINQAFRVIRDRADAGVFSSSDWSELSRKERSQLRIIHRTAPVINLLGSFHPSFPPALREVVENTLVDMSGNGKGRVALARALHMTKFERLTEEDGYSLLRFKRLLFATD from the coding sequence ATGGCATTCGTCGCCTGCGCCTGCGGTTCCGGGGCTTCGGCAGAAGATGCGGGAAGGGAATTCAGGGTCGGGCTCATCGGCGCGGACCCGGGACAGATCTTGCAGGATTTCGATCCCTTCGTGGAATATTTGAGGAGCAGGCTCAGGGGTTCCGGGGTCCGGGACGTAACCGTCTTCGTCGCAAAAGACGTGGACCAGATGCACACCCGGGTAAAAGAAGGAAAACTGGATTTCATTCTCGCCTCCGCTTTCCCGATCGTTGAAATGGAGCGCGATGGGCTCGTGCCCACGGTCCTCGCCGTACAAGGAACGGACCGTGCATACCCCGCGGTATTTTTCGTACGAAGACAGAGCTCCCTGCGGGGCCTGGGCGATCTGCGGGGAAAGACCCTTGTTTTCGGAACACCCTCGTCCACGGCAGGGTACGCCATGGCAAAAGCCGTGCTGATCATGAACGATGTATCCGTGAGCGAAACCACGGCCGAACTCGCGCCCGACGGCGCGGTTCGCTGCGAGTTTGCCGGCGAGGCGATCAACCAGGCTTTCCGGGTCATCCGGGACCGGGCGGACGCCGGCGTTTTCAGCAGCAGCGACTGGTCAGAGCTTTCCCGGAAGGAACGGTCCCAATTGCGGATCATTCACCGCACAGCGCCGGTCATCAACCTGCTCGGCTCTTTTCACCCGTCTTTTCCTCCGGCCCTCAGGGAAGTCGTTGAGAATACGCTGGTCGACATGTCCGGGAACGGGAAGGGACGGGTTGCATTGGCCAGGGCGCTCCATATGACAAAATTTGAACGGCTGACGGAGGAGGACGGATACTCCCTTCTTCGTTTTAAGCGGCTGTTGTTTGCCACGGACTGA
- a CDS encoding SPFH domain-containing protein — MGDNNLFFLEFIEWFDETGKEIVHRIPERGSGEIKWGAQLIVREYQAAVFFYKGKAFDAIGPGKHTLKTGNIPVLNKVLAIPWAMNNPLRTEVYFVNMNLFTDLKWGTRDPVAFKDSELGLVRLRAFGIFNMRVLQPVLFVNTIVGAQGAYSTADIEEYLGRVIVSRLNDVLGEKVDTMLNLPKLYDEMAEELMKRLAADFNRLGLGLAQLYINSITPPQEVQQAIDDRSKLSALNDMNAFLKLKAAASLENVSRQPGGGTAAGPAGNMASTMGAGMGLGMGFMMPSMIAGLFKDPAKPELLKQALVCPECGNPIAADAKFCAACGHQLMVVQQCGACGTDLPPTAKFCLRCGAAVDQKPAPRKCPHCGTENLKDATYCNHCGEKL, encoded by the coding sequence TTGGGCGACAACAACCTTTTCTTTCTCGAATTTATCGAATGGTTCGACGAAACGGGCAAAGAGATCGTACACCGGATTCCTGAACGGGGCTCGGGTGAAATCAAGTGGGGCGCACAGCTTATCGTGCGTGAATACCAGGCTGCGGTATTCTTCTACAAGGGCAAAGCCTTTGACGCAATAGGACCCGGCAAGCATACGCTGAAGACGGGCAATATCCCTGTTCTGAACAAAGTGCTGGCAATCCCGTGGGCCATGAACAACCCGCTCCGGACCGAGGTCTATTTCGTCAACATGAATCTCTTTACCGACCTCAAGTGGGGCACGCGCGACCCGGTGGCGTTCAAGGACTCTGAACTCGGTCTGGTGCGCCTCAGGGCTTTCGGCATCTTCAATATGCGGGTGCTTCAGCCCGTGCTCTTCGTGAACACCATTGTGGGAGCGCAGGGAGCATATTCAACCGCCGACATCGAAGAATACCTCGGCCGGGTGATCGTCTCGCGGCTGAATGACGTGCTGGGCGAAAAGGTGGATACCATGCTGAACCTGCCGAAGCTCTACGACGAGATGGCGGAGGAGCTCATGAAGCGGCTGGCAGCGGATTTCAACCGCCTGGGGCTCGGCCTGGCCCAGCTTTATATCAATTCCATTACCCCGCCCCAGGAAGTCCAGCAGGCCATCGACGACCGGTCAAAGCTGAGCGCGCTTAACGACATGAACGCGTTCCTGAAGCTGAAGGCCGCCGCGTCCCTCGAGAACGTGAGCAGGCAGCCGGGAGGCGGTACTGCGGCCGGCCCGGCAGGCAACATGGCATCGACCATGGGCGCGGGCATGGGGCTCGGCATGGGCTTCATGATGCCCTCGATGATCGCCGGACTTTTCAAGGACCCCGCAAAGCCGGAGCTTCTGAAGCAGGCCCTCGTCTGTCCGGAGTGCGGGAACCCGATCGCGGCAGATGCAAAGTTCTGCGCGGCCTGCGGTCATCAACTCATGGTCGTTCAGCAGTGCGGCGCGTGCGGAACGGACCTCCCGCCGACTGCGAAATTCTGTCTCCGGTGCGGGGCGGCCGTTGACCAGAAGCCCGCACCGCGGAAATGTCCGCACTGCGGGACCGAGAACCTGAAGGACGCCACCTACTGCAATCACTGTGGAGAAAAGCTCTGA